In Anomalospiza imberbis isolate Cuckoo-Finch-1a 21T00152 chromosome 10, ASM3175350v1, whole genome shotgun sequence, the following proteins share a genomic window:
- the PHC3 gene encoding polyhomeotic-like protein 3 isoform X4 produces MENEPNTTTCSASTTTVTTTSTSRTPLPQISVYSGSDRHAVQVIQQALHRPPSSAAQYLQQMYAAQQQHLMLQTAALQQQHLSSTQFQSLATVPQIISRSQTSNTTSSSITQQTMLLGSTSPTLSASQAQMYLRAQMLIFTPATTVAAVQSDIPVVSSSSSSSCQSAATQVQNLTLRSQKLGVLSSSQNGPPKSSSQTQSLCPSKAVSSSKGSQPDPSESNRKGESPAPECRSTPVTRTSSIHHLITPASYSPLQPHSLVKHQQIPLHSPPPKISHHQLILQQQQQVQPIALQTPPGQEPPPSQHCLPLPGHALPPAPSSVQSHCSPLHVHPPPLTLSPSPSQSAQQSVVVSPPPSHSPSQSPTIIIHPQALIQSQASSLVPAALQPEPAAPQAAAANPVRPSQPLSLPQHLPLPPSPAVHIGAVEPPSLVSPGQQLVSSTPHQQYPALQSAPIPLAAPPQLSASSTQIQPLPLQSVQSLQVQPEILSQGQVLVQNTLVSEEELPAAEALVQLPFQTLPPPQTVAVNLQVQPSVPIETPVIYQVENVCEEEMPEDSDCVHMARTPTPPTLSPPAITLGNGEALNSEDPLSEHGGLPSVTSSVSASVIKSPSDPSHASIPPPPLLLPAATTRSNSTSMPSSIPSLENKPPQAIVKPQILTHVIEGFVIQEGLEPFPVSRSSLLVEEPAEKRLLVEGQIMSVVCVESDLQNTKHADNSSDTEMEDMIAEEGLEEIENDLLKCEFCGKMGYPNKFLRSKRFCSTSCAKRHSLSCTKKFGLFPSDKTSRWNRKSDSQSLGRRGRRPSGPEGASRDHFLRQLPITYPSAEEDLAPHEDPVPTAMTTRLRRQSERERERELRELRMRKMPESIDLLPVVQTDPSVWTVDEVWAFIHSLPGCQDIADEFRAQEIDGQALLLLKEDHLMSAMNIKLGPALKICARINSLKES; encoded by the exons ATGGAGAATGAACCCAACACAACGACATGTTCTGCATCCACCACGACCGTCACCACCACGTCCACTTCCCGCACGCCGCTGCCACAGATCTCGGTCTACAGCGGCTCTGACAGACATGCTGTCCAG GTTATTCAGCAGGCCTTGCATCGTCCTCCTAGCTCAGCTGCTCAGTACCTCCAGCAGATGTATGCAGCCCAACAGCAGCATCTAATGCTGCagactgctgctctgcagcagcagcacttaaGCAGTACCCAATTTCAGAGTCTGGCAACTGTTCCACAG ATAATAAGCCGTTCTCAGACCTCCaacaccaccagcagcagcatcacccaACAGACGATGTTGCTGGGCAGCACCTCTCCCACCCTGAGTGCCAGCCAGGCGCAAATGTATCTACGAGCTCAGATG CTTATTTTTACTCCTGCGACCACTGTGGCTGCTGTCCAGTCTGACATTCCTGTTgtctcctcatcctcctcatcttcctgtCAGTCTGCAGCTACTCAG GTTCAGAACTTGACGTTGCGCAGTCAGAAGCTGGGTGTGTTGTCAAGTTCACAGAATGGCCCACCAAAGAGCAGCAGTCAAACTCAGTCCCTGTGCCCCAGTAAGGCTGtcagcagctccaagggcagccAGCCCGATCCCTCAGAAAGCAATAGGAAAGGCGAGAGCCCCGCTCCGGAGTGCCGGAGCACGCCGGTCACACGGACATCCAGCATCCACCACTTAATTACACCAG CTTCATATTCTCCATTGCAACCTCATTCTCTAGTAAAACATCAGCAGATCCCACTTCATTCACCACCTCCAAAGATTTCCCATCATCAGCtgatcctgcagcagcagcagcaagtccAGCCGATTGCCCTTCAGACTCCTCCGGGCCAGGAGCCGCCTCCATCGCAGCACTGTCTGCCCCTGCCCGGCCATGCGCTGCCTCCGGCCCCCAGCAGCGTCCAGTCCCACTGCTCCCCTCTCCACGTCCATCCTCCGCCTCTCACGCTCTCTCCATCCCCGTCCCAGTCAGCTCAGCAGTCAGTGGTGGTGTCCCCTCCGCCGTCCCACTCCCCGAGTCAGTCACCCACCATAATTATTCACCCTCAAGCCCTTATCCAGTCCCAGGCCAGCTCCCTGGTGccggcagctctgcagcccgAGCCGGCCGCTCCGCAGGCGGCTGCCGCCAACCCCGTGCGGCCGTCGCAGCCGCTCAGCCTCCCGCAGCACCTGCCGCTCCCGCCCTCGCCCGCCGTGCACATCGGGGCCGTGGAGCCGCCCAGCTTGGTTTCCCCGGGCCAGCAGCTCGTGTCCTCCACGCCGCACCAGCAGTATCCAGCCCTGCAATCCGCACCCATCCCTCTGGCAGCTCCGCCTCAGCTCTCGGCATCCTCAACCCAGATTCAACCGCTGCCCCTGCAGTCTGTGCAGTCTTTACAAGTGCAGCCTGAAATTCTGTCCCAGGGCCAGGTTTTGGTTCAAAACACTTTGGTTTCTGAGGAAGAACTTCCTGCTGCAGAGGCTTTGGTCCAGCTGCCATTTCAAACTCTTCCACCGCCACAGACGGTCGCAGTAAATCTGCAGGTGCAGCCGTCAGTTCCGATTGAAACTCCAGTG ATTTACCAAGTGGAGAATGTGTGTGAAGAGGAGATGCCCGAGGACTCAGATTGTGTCCACATGGCAAGAACACCTACACCACCCACCTTGTCCCCACCAGCCATAACCTTGGGCAACGGAGAGGCTCTTAATTCAGAAGATCCTTTGTCAG AACATGGGGGACTGCCTTCAGTGACATCATCAGTCAGTGCCTCAGTAATTAAATCTCCATCTGATCCTTCCCACGCCTCTATTCCACCACCACCTCTTTTGCTTCCAGCAGCAACGACCAGGAGCAACAGCACATCCATGCCCAGTAGCATTCCCAGCCTAGAAAATAAACCTCCACAGGCTATTGTTAAACCCCAGATCCTGACCCACGTCATCGAAGGCTTTGTGATTCAGGAGGGGTTGGAGCCATTTCCT GTCAGTCGTTCATCTTTGCTGGTGGAAGAGCCTGCAGAGAAGAGATTGCTGGTGGAGGGTCAGATCATGAGTGTGGTGTGTGTTGAATCAGACTTGCAGAACACAAAACATGCAGACAACTCATCAGACACAGAGATGGAGGATATGATTGCAGAAG AGGGACTGGAGGAAATTGAAAATGATCTTCTGAAGTGTGAATTTTGTGGAAAAATGGGATATCCCAATAAGTTTCTGCGGTCAAAAAGATTCTGCTCCACATCCTGTGCCAAAAG GCACAGCCTTAGTTGCACTAAGAAATTTGGGCTGTTTCCATCAGACAAGACCAGTCGTTGGAATCGGAAGTCAGATAGCCAAAGTCTTGGGCGACGCGGGCGTCGGCCGAGCGGCCCTGAGGGGGCATCACGAGATCATTTTCTTAGACAG CTTCCAATTACTTATCCATCTGCAGAAGAAGACTTGGCTCCTCATGAAGACCCTGTTCCCACGGCCATGACCACGCGCCTGCGGAGGCAGAGTGAGAGGGAGAGGGAGCGGGAGCTCCGGGAGCTGAGGATGCGGAAAATGCCAGAGAGCATCGACCTCTTACCGGTGGTGCAAACTGACCCCTCAGTATGGACTGTCGATGAAGTCTGGGCCTTTATACATTCTCTGCCTG
- the PHC3 gene encoding polyhomeotic-like protein 3 isoform X3: MENEPNTTTCSASTTTVTTTSTSRTPLPQISVYSGSDRHAVQVIQQALHRPPSSAAQYLQQMYAAQQQHLMLQTAALQQQHLSSTQFQSLATVPQINLSTSPTPAQIISRSQTSNTTSSSITQQTMLLGSTSPTLSASQAQMYLRAQMLIFTPATTVAAVQSDIPVVSSSSSSSCQSAATQVQNLTLRSQKLGVLSSSQNGPPKSSSQTQSLCPSKAVSSSKGSQPDPSESNRKGESPAPECRSTPVTRTSSIHHLITPASYSPLQPHSLVKHQQIPLHSPPPKISHHQLILQQQQQVQPIALQTPPGQEPPPSQHCLPLPGHALPPAPSSVQSHCSPLHVHPPPLTLSPSPSQSAQQSVVVSPPPSHSPSQSPTIIIHPQALIQSQASSLVPAALQPEPAAPQAAAANPVRPSQPLSLPQHLPLPPSPAVHIGAVEPPSLVSPGQQLVSSTPHQQYPALQSAPIPLAAPPQLSASSTQIQPLPLQSVQSLQVQPEILSQGQVLVQNTLVSEEELPAAEALVQLPFQTLPPPQTVAVNLQVQPSVPIETPVIYQVENVCEEEMPEDSDCVHMARTPTPPTLSPPAITLGNGEALNSEDPLSEHGGLPSVTSSVSASVIKSPSDPSHASIPPPPLLLPAATTRSNSTSMPSSIPSLENKPPQAIVKPQILTHVIEGFVIQEGLEPFPVSRSSLLVEEPAEKRLLVEGQIMSVVCVESDLQNTKHADNSSDTEMEDMIAEEGLEEIENDLLKCEFCGKMGYPNKFLRSKRFCSTSCAKRHSLSCTKKFGLFPSDKTSRWNRKSDSQSLGRRGRRPSGPEGASRDHFLRQLPITYPSAEEDLAPHEDPVPTAMTTRLRRQSERERERELRELRMRKMPESIDLLPVVQTDPSVWTVDEVWAFIHSLPGCQDIADEFRAQEIDGQALLLLKEDHLMSAMNIKLGPALKICARINSLKES, from the exons ATGGAGAATGAACCCAACACAACGACATGTTCTGCATCCACCACGACCGTCACCACCACGTCCACTTCCCGCACGCCGCTGCCACAGATCTCGGTCTACAGCGGCTCTGACAGACATGCTGTCCAG GTTATTCAGCAGGCCTTGCATCGTCCTCCTAGCTCAGCTGCTCAGTACCTCCAGCAGATGTATGCAGCCCAACAGCAGCATCTAATGCTGCagactgctgctctgcagcagcagcacttaaGCAGTACCCAATTTCAGAGTCTGGCAACTGTTCCACAG aTTAACCTCTCCACCTCTCCTACACCTGCACAGATAATAAGCCGTTCTCAGACCTCCaacaccaccagcagcagcatcacccaACAGACGATGTTGCTGGGCAGCACCTCTCCCACCCTGAGTGCCAGCCAGGCGCAAATGTATCTACGAGCTCAGATG CTTATTTTTACTCCTGCGACCACTGTGGCTGCTGTCCAGTCTGACATTCCTGTTgtctcctcatcctcctcatcttcctgtCAGTCTGCAGCTACTCAG GTTCAGAACTTGACGTTGCGCAGTCAGAAGCTGGGTGTGTTGTCAAGTTCACAGAATGGCCCACCAAAGAGCAGCAGTCAAACTCAGTCCCTGTGCCCCAGTAAGGCTGtcagcagctccaagggcagccAGCCCGATCCCTCAGAAAGCAATAGGAAAGGCGAGAGCCCCGCTCCGGAGTGCCGGAGCACGCCGGTCACACGGACATCCAGCATCCACCACTTAATTACACCAG CTTCATATTCTCCATTGCAACCTCATTCTCTAGTAAAACATCAGCAGATCCCACTTCATTCACCACCTCCAAAGATTTCCCATCATCAGCtgatcctgcagcagcagcagcaagtccAGCCGATTGCCCTTCAGACTCCTCCGGGCCAGGAGCCGCCTCCATCGCAGCACTGTCTGCCCCTGCCCGGCCATGCGCTGCCTCCGGCCCCCAGCAGCGTCCAGTCCCACTGCTCCCCTCTCCACGTCCATCCTCCGCCTCTCACGCTCTCTCCATCCCCGTCCCAGTCAGCTCAGCAGTCAGTGGTGGTGTCCCCTCCGCCGTCCCACTCCCCGAGTCAGTCACCCACCATAATTATTCACCCTCAAGCCCTTATCCAGTCCCAGGCCAGCTCCCTGGTGccggcagctctgcagcccgAGCCGGCCGCTCCGCAGGCGGCTGCCGCCAACCCCGTGCGGCCGTCGCAGCCGCTCAGCCTCCCGCAGCACCTGCCGCTCCCGCCCTCGCCCGCCGTGCACATCGGGGCCGTGGAGCCGCCCAGCTTGGTTTCCCCGGGCCAGCAGCTCGTGTCCTCCACGCCGCACCAGCAGTATCCAGCCCTGCAATCCGCACCCATCCCTCTGGCAGCTCCGCCTCAGCTCTCGGCATCCTCAACCCAGATTCAACCGCTGCCCCTGCAGTCTGTGCAGTCTTTACAAGTGCAGCCTGAAATTCTGTCCCAGGGCCAGGTTTTGGTTCAAAACACTTTGGTTTCTGAGGAAGAACTTCCTGCTGCAGAGGCTTTGGTCCAGCTGCCATTTCAAACTCTTCCACCGCCACAGACGGTCGCAGTAAATCTGCAGGTGCAGCCGTCAGTTCCGATTGAAACTCCAGTG ATTTACCAAGTGGAGAATGTGTGTGAAGAGGAGATGCCCGAGGACTCAGATTGTGTCCACATGGCAAGAACACCTACACCACCCACCTTGTCCCCACCAGCCATAACCTTGGGCAACGGAGAGGCTCTTAATTCAGAAGATCCTTTGTCAG AACATGGGGGACTGCCTTCAGTGACATCATCAGTCAGTGCCTCAGTAATTAAATCTCCATCTGATCCTTCCCACGCCTCTATTCCACCACCACCTCTTTTGCTTCCAGCAGCAACGACCAGGAGCAACAGCACATCCATGCCCAGTAGCATTCCCAGCCTAGAAAATAAACCTCCACAGGCTATTGTTAAACCCCAGATCCTGACCCACGTCATCGAAGGCTTTGTGATTCAGGAGGGGTTGGAGCCATTTCCT GTCAGTCGTTCATCTTTGCTGGTGGAAGAGCCTGCAGAGAAGAGATTGCTGGTGGAGGGTCAGATCATGAGTGTGGTGTGTGTTGAATCAGACTTGCAGAACACAAAACATGCAGACAACTCATCAGACACAGAGATGGAGGATATGATTGCAGAAG AGGGACTGGAGGAAATTGAAAATGATCTTCTGAAGTGTGAATTTTGTGGAAAAATGGGATATCCCAATAAGTTTCTGCGGTCAAAAAGATTCTGCTCCACATCCTGTGCCAAAAG GCACAGCCTTAGTTGCACTAAGAAATTTGGGCTGTTTCCATCAGACAAGACCAGTCGTTGGAATCGGAAGTCAGATAGCCAAAGTCTTGGGCGACGCGGGCGTCGGCCGAGCGGCCCTGAGGGGGCATCACGAGATCATTTTCTTAGACAG CTTCCAATTACTTATCCATCTGCAGAAGAAGACTTGGCTCCTCATGAAGACCCTGTTCCCACGGCCATGACCACGCGCCTGCGGAGGCAGAGTGAGAGGGAGAGGGAGCGGGAGCTCCGGGAGCTGAGGATGCGGAAAATGCCAGAGAGCATCGACCTCTTACCGGTGGTGCAAACTGACCCCTCAGTATGGACTGTCGATGAAGTCTGGGCCTTTATACATTCTCTGCCTG
- the PHC3 gene encoding polyhomeotic-like protein 3 isoform X2 has protein sequence MENEPNTTTCSASTTTVTTTSTSRTPLPQISVYSGSDRHAVQVIQQALHRPPSSAAQYLQQMYAAQQQHLMLQTAALQQQHLSSTQFQSLATVPQASLSGGRQCTSPTGSVTQQSSMSQTSIISRSQTSNTTSSSITQQTMLLGSTSPTLSASQAQMYLRAQMLIFTPATTVAAVQSDIPVVSSSSSSSCQSAATQVQNLTLRSQKLGVLSSSQNGPPKSSSQTQSLCPSKAVSSSKGSQPDPSESNRKGESPAPECRSTPVTRTSSIHHLITPASYSPLQPHSLVKHQQIPLHSPPPKISHHQLILQQQQQVQPIALQTPPGQEPPPSQHCLPLPGHALPPAPSSVQSHCSPLHVHPPPLTLSPSPSQSAQQSVVVSPPPSHSPSQSPTIIIHPQALIQSQASSLVPAALQPEPAAPQAAAANPVRPSQPLSLPQHLPLPPSPAVHIGAVEPPSLVSPGQQLVSSTPHQQYPALQSAPIPLAAPPQLSASSTQIQPLPLQSVQSLQVQPEILSQGQVLVQNTLVSEEELPAAEALVQLPFQTLPPPQTVAVNLQVQPSVPIETPVIYQVENVCEEEMPEDSDCVHMARTPTPPTLSPPAITLGNGEALNSEDPLSEHGGLPSVTSSVSASVIKSPSDPSHASIPPPPLLLPAATTRSNSTSMPSSIPSLENKPPQAIVKPQILTHVIEGFVIQEGLEPFPVSRSSLLVEEPAEKRLLVEGQIMSVVCVESDLQNTKHADNSSDTEMEDMIAEEGLEEIENDLLKCEFCGKMGYPNKFLRSKRFCSTSCAKRHSLSCTKKFGLFPSDKTSRWNRKSDSQSLGRRGRRPSGPEGASRDHFLRQLPITYPSAEEDLAPHEDPVPTAMTTRLRRQSERERERELRELRMRKMPESIDLLPVVQTDPSVWTVDEVWAFIHSLPGCQDIADEFRAQEIDGQALLLLKEDHLMSAMNIKLGPALKICARINSLKES, from the exons ATGGAGAATGAACCCAACACAACGACATGTTCTGCATCCACCACGACCGTCACCACCACGTCCACTTCCCGCACGCCGCTGCCACAGATCTCGGTCTACAGCGGCTCTGACAGACATGCTGTCCAG GTTATTCAGCAGGCCTTGCATCGTCCTCCTAGCTCAGCTGCTCAGTACCTCCAGCAGATGTATGCAGCCCAACAGCAGCATCTAATGCTGCagactgctgctctgcagcagcagcacttaaGCAGTACCCAATTTCAGAGTCTGGCAACTGTTCCACAG GCAAGCCTGTCAGGTGGGAGGCAATGTACTTCCCCCACTGGGAGTGTCACTCAGCAGTCAAGCATGTCGCAGACCTCG ATAATAAGCCGTTCTCAGACCTCCaacaccaccagcagcagcatcacccaACAGACGATGTTGCTGGGCAGCACCTCTCCCACCCTGAGTGCCAGCCAGGCGCAAATGTATCTACGAGCTCAGATG CTTATTTTTACTCCTGCGACCACTGTGGCTGCTGTCCAGTCTGACATTCCTGTTgtctcctcatcctcctcatcttcctgtCAGTCTGCAGCTACTCAG GTTCAGAACTTGACGTTGCGCAGTCAGAAGCTGGGTGTGTTGTCAAGTTCACAGAATGGCCCACCAAAGAGCAGCAGTCAAACTCAGTCCCTGTGCCCCAGTAAGGCTGtcagcagctccaagggcagccAGCCCGATCCCTCAGAAAGCAATAGGAAAGGCGAGAGCCCCGCTCCGGAGTGCCGGAGCACGCCGGTCACACGGACATCCAGCATCCACCACTTAATTACACCAG CTTCATATTCTCCATTGCAACCTCATTCTCTAGTAAAACATCAGCAGATCCCACTTCATTCACCACCTCCAAAGATTTCCCATCATCAGCtgatcctgcagcagcagcagcaagtccAGCCGATTGCCCTTCAGACTCCTCCGGGCCAGGAGCCGCCTCCATCGCAGCACTGTCTGCCCCTGCCCGGCCATGCGCTGCCTCCGGCCCCCAGCAGCGTCCAGTCCCACTGCTCCCCTCTCCACGTCCATCCTCCGCCTCTCACGCTCTCTCCATCCCCGTCCCAGTCAGCTCAGCAGTCAGTGGTGGTGTCCCCTCCGCCGTCCCACTCCCCGAGTCAGTCACCCACCATAATTATTCACCCTCAAGCCCTTATCCAGTCCCAGGCCAGCTCCCTGGTGccggcagctctgcagcccgAGCCGGCCGCTCCGCAGGCGGCTGCCGCCAACCCCGTGCGGCCGTCGCAGCCGCTCAGCCTCCCGCAGCACCTGCCGCTCCCGCCCTCGCCCGCCGTGCACATCGGGGCCGTGGAGCCGCCCAGCTTGGTTTCCCCGGGCCAGCAGCTCGTGTCCTCCACGCCGCACCAGCAGTATCCAGCCCTGCAATCCGCACCCATCCCTCTGGCAGCTCCGCCTCAGCTCTCGGCATCCTCAACCCAGATTCAACCGCTGCCCCTGCAGTCTGTGCAGTCTTTACAAGTGCAGCCTGAAATTCTGTCCCAGGGCCAGGTTTTGGTTCAAAACACTTTGGTTTCTGAGGAAGAACTTCCTGCTGCAGAGGCTTTGGTCCAGCTGCCATTTCAAACTCTTCCACCGCCACAGACGGTCGCAGTAAATCTGCAGGTGCAGCCGTCAGTTCCGATTGAAACTCCAGTG ATTTACCAAGTGGAGAATGTGTGTGAAGAGGAGATGCCCGAGGACTCAGATTGTGTCCACATGGCAAGAACACCTACACCACCCACCTTGTCCCCACCAGCCATAACCTTGGGCAACGGAGAGGCTCTTAATTCAGAAGATCCTTTGTCAG AACATGGGGGACTGCCTTCAGTGACATCATCAGTCAGTGCCTCAGTAATTAAATCTCCATCTGATCCTTCCCACGCCTCTATTCCACCACCACCTCTTTTGCTTCCAGCAGCAACGACCAGGAGCAACAGCACATCCATGCCCAGTAGCATTCCCAGCCTAGAAAATAAACCTCCACAGGCTATTGTTAAACCCCAGATCCTGACCCACGTCATCGAAGGCTTTGTGATTCAGGAGGGGTTGGAGCCATTTCCT GTCAGTCGTTCATCTTTGCTGGTGGAAGAGCCTGCAGAGAAGAGATTGCTGGTGGAGGGTCAGATCATGAGTGTGGTGTGTGTTGAATCAGACTTGCAGAACACAAAACATGCAGACAACTCATCAGACACAGAGATGGAGGATATGATTGCAGAAG AGGGACTGGAGGAAATTGAAAATGATCTTCTGAAGTGTGAATTTTGTGGAAAAATGGGATATCCCAATAAGTTTCTGCGGTCAAAAAGATTCTGCTCCACATCCTGTGCCAAAAG GCACAGCCTTAGTTGCACTAAGAAATTTGGGCTGTTTCCATCAGACAAGACCAGTCGTTGGAATCGGAAGTCAGATAGCCAAAGTCTTGGGCGACGCGGGCGTCGGCCGAGCGGCCCTGAGGGGGCATCACGAGATCATTTTCTTAGACAG CTTCCAATTACTTATCCATCTGCAGAAGAAGACTTGGCTCCTCATGAAGACCCTGTTCCCACGGCCATGACCACGCGCCTGCGGAGGCAGAGTGAGAGGGAGAGGGAGCGGGAGCTCCGGGAGCTGAGGATGCGGAAAATGCCAGAGAGCATCGACCTCTTACCGGTGGTGCAAACTGACCCCTCAGTATGGACTGTCGATGAAGTCTGGGCCTTTATACATTCTCTGCCTG
- the PHC3 gene encoding polyhomeotic-like protein 3 isoform X8, translating into MENEPNTTTCSASTTTVTTTSTSRTPLPQISVYSGSDRHAVQVIQQALHRPPSSAAQYLQQMYAAQQQHLMLQTAALQQQHLSSTQFQSLATVPQASLSGGRQCTSPTGSVTQQSSMSQTSINLSTSPTPAQIISRSQTSNTTSSSITQQTMLLGSTSPTLSASQAQMYLRAQMLIFTPATTVAAVQSDIPVVSSSSSSSCQSAATQVQNLTLRSQKLGVLSSSQNGPPKSSSQTQSLCPSKAVSSSKGSQPDPSESNRKGESPAPECRSTPVTRTSSIHHLITPASYSPLQPHSLVKHQQIPLHSPPPKISHHQLILQQQQQVQPIALQTPPGQEPPPSQHCLPLPGHALPPAPSSVQSHCSPLHVHPPPLTLSPSPSQSAQQSVVVSPPPSHSPSQSPTIIIHPQALIQSQASSLVPAALQPEPAAPQAAAANPVRPSQPLSLPQHLPLPPSPAVHIGAVEPPSLVSPGQQLVSSTPHQQYPALQSAPIPLAAPPQLSASSTQIQPLPLQSVQSLQVQPEILSQGQVLVQNTLVSEEELPAAEALVQLPFQTLPPPQTVAVNLQVQPSVPIETPVIYQVENVCEEEMPEDSDCVHMARTPTPPTLSPPAITLGNGEALNSEDPLSEHGGLPSVTSSVSASVIKSPSDPSHASIPPPPLLLPAATTRSNSTSMPSSIPSLENKPPQAIVKPQILTHVIEGFVIQEGLEPFPVSRSSLLVEEPAEKRLLVEGQIMSVVCVESDLQNTKHADNSSDTEMEDMIAEEGLEEIENDLLKCEFCGKMGYPNKFLRSKRFCSTSCAKRHSLSCTKKFGLFPSDKTSRWNRKSDSQSLGRRGRRPSGPEGASRDHFLRQKKTWLLMKTLFPRP; encoded by the exons ATGGAGAATGAACCCAACACAACGACATGTTCTGCATCCACCACGACCGTCACCACCACGTCCACTTCCCGCACGCCGCTGCCACAGATCTCGGTCTACAGCGGCTCTGACAGACATGCTGTCCAG GTTATTCAGCAGGCCTTGCATCGTCCTCCTAGCTCAGCTGCTCAGTACCTCCAGCAGATGTATGCAGCCCAACAGCAGCATCTAATGCTGCagactgctgctctgcagcagcagcacttaaGCAGTACCCAATTTCAGAGTCTGGCAACTGTTCCACAG GCAAGCCTGTCAGGTGGGAGGCAATGTACTTCCCCCACTGGGAGTGTCACTCAGCAGTCAAGCATGTCGCAGACCTCG aTTAACCTCTCCACCTCTCCTACACCTGCACAGATAATAAGCCGTTCTCAGACCTCCaacaccaccagcagcagcatcacccaACAGACGATGTTGCTGGGCAGCACCTCTCCCACCCTGAGTGCCAGCCAGGCGCAAATGTATCTACGAGCTCAGATG CTTATTTTTACTCCTGCGACCACTGTGGCTGCTGTCCAGTCTGACATTCCTGTTgtctcctcatcctcctcatcttcctgtCAGTCTGCAGCTACTCAG GTTCAGAACTTGACGTTGCGCAGTCAGAAGCTGGGTGTGTTGTCAAGTTCACAGAATGGCCCACCAAAGAGCAGCAGTCAAACTCAGTCCCTGTGCCCCAGTAAGGCTGtcagcagctccaagggcagccAGCCCGATCCCTCAGAAAGCAATAGGAAAGGCGAGAGCCCCGCTCCGGAGTGCCGGAGCACGCCGGTCACACGGACATCCAGCATCCACCACTTAATTACACCAG CTTCATATTCTCCATTGCAACCTCATTCTCTAGTAAAACATCAGCAGATCCCACTTCATTCACCACCTCCAAAGATTTCCCATCATCAGCtgatcctgcagcagcagcagcaagtccAGCCGATTGCCCTTCAGACTCCTCCGGGCCAGGAGCCGCCTCCATCGCAGCACTGTCTGCCCCTGCCCGGCCATGCGCTGCCTCCGGCCCCCAGCAGCGTCCAGTCCCACTGCTCCCCTCTCCACGTCCATCCTCCGCCTCTCACGCTCTCTCCATCCCCGTCCCAGTCAGCTCAGCAGTCAGTGGTGGTGTCCCCTCCGCCGTCCCACTCCCCGAGTCAGTCACCCACCATAATTATTCACCCTCAAGCCCTTATCCAGTCCCAGGCCAGCTCCCTGGTGccggcagctctgcagcccgAGCCGGCCGCTCCGCAGGCGGCTGCCGCCAACCCCGTGCGGCCGTCGCAGCCGCTCAGCCTCCCGCAGCACCTGCCGCTCCCGCCCTCGCCCGCCGTGCACATCGGGGCCGTGGAGCCGCCCAGCTTGGTTTCCCCGGGCCAGCAGCTCGTGTCCTCCACGCCGCACCAGCAGTATCCAGCCCTGCAATCCGCACCCATCCCTCTGGCAGCTCCGCCTCAGCTCTCGGCATCCTCAACCCAGATTCAACCGCTGCCCCTGCAGTCTGTGCAGTCTTTACAAGTGCAGCCTGAAATTCTGTCCCAGGGCCAGGTTTTGGTTCAAAACACTTTGGTTTCTGAGGAAGAACTTCCTGCTGCAGAGGCTTTGGTCCAGCTGCCATTTCAAACTCTTCCACCGCCACAGACGGTCGCAGTAAATCTGCAGGTGCAGCCGTCAGTTCCGATTGAAACTCCAGTG ATTTACCAAGTGGAGAATGTGTGTGAAGAGGAGATGCCCGAGGACTCAGATTGTGTCCACATGGCAAGAACACCTACACCACCCACCTTGTCCCCACCAGCCATAACCTTGGGCAACGGAGAGGCTCTTAATTCAGAAGATCCTTTGTCAG AACATGGGGGACTGCCTTCAGTGACATCATCAGTCAGTGCCTCAGTAATTAAATCTCCATCTGATCCTTCCCACGCCTCTATTCCACCACCACCTCTTTTGCTTCCAGCAGCAACGACCAGGAGCAACAGCACATCCATGCCCAGTAGCATTCCCAGCCTAGAAAATAAACCTCCACAGGCTATTGTTAAACCCCAGATCCTGACCCACGTCATCGAAGGCTTTGTGATTCAGGAGGGGTTGGAGCCATTTCCT GTCAGTCGTTCATCTTTGCTGGTGGAAGAGCCTGCAGAGAAGAGATTGCTGGTGGAGGGTCAGATCATGAGTGTGGTGTGTGTTGAATCAGACTTGCAGAACACAAAACATGCAGACAACTCATCAGACACAGAGATGGAGGATATGATTGCAGAAG AGGGACTGGAGGAAATTGAAAATGATCTTCTGAAGTGTGAATTTTGTGGAAAAATGGGATATCCCAATAAGTTTCTGCGGTCAAAAAGATTCTGCTCCACATCCTGTGCCAAAAG GCACAGCCTTAGTTGCACTAAGAAATTTGGGCTGTTTCCATCAGACAAGACCAGTCGTTGGAATCGGAAGTCAGATAGCCAAAGTCTTGGGCGACGCGGGCGTCGGCCGAGCGGCCCTGAGGGGGCATCACGAGATCATTTTCTTAGACAG AAGAAGACTTGGCTCCTCATGAAGACCCTGTTCCCACGGCCATGA